One Bacteroidota bacterium DNA segment encodes these proteins:
- the rsgA gene encoding ribosome small subunit-dependent GTPase A, producing the protein MDGIVIKSTGSWYTVRDDQGHYFDCKIKGHFRMMDIKTTNPIAIGDRVRFQLQEKEKVGVIDHIYERTNYIIRKATNLSKFSHIIAANLDQAIIIITLASPRTSTGFIDRFLVTAEAYHIPAQIIFNKIDLYDEESWVTHKQIKDVYERLGYPCTEISVKESINIDRVETLLKGKVSLFAGHSGVGKSALINKIESGLDIKTGIISDYHHKGKHTTTYAEMHELSAGGFIVDTPGIKEFGLIDFNSAEVAERFPEMRKYMHNCKFNNCTHVHEPGCAVINALKNGNISISRYENYLNIINDDYFSKKQY; encoded by the coding sequence TTGGACGGAATAGTAATTAAATCGACCGGAAGCTGGTATACAGTGCGTGATGATCAGGGCCATTATTTTGATTGCAAAATAAAGGGTCATTTCAGGATGATGGACATAAAAACGACCAATCCAATTGCAATAGGCGACCGGGTTAGGTTTCAGCTTCAGGAGAAAGAAAAAGTAGGCGTGATTGACCATATTTATGAACGGACTAACTACATTATTCGGAAAGCAACCAATTTATCGAAATTCTCTCACATCATCGCAGCTAACCTTGATCAGGCAATTATTATTATAACATTAGCAAGCCCCAGAACTTCTACAGGTTTTATTGACAGATTTTTGGTAACCGCTGAAGCATATCACATTCCGGCACAAATTATTTTTAATAAAATAGATTTATATGATGAGGAGTCATGGGTTACTCACAAGCAAATCAAAGATGTTTATGAAAGGCTAGGATATCCTTGTACCGAGATTTCAGTTAAGGAAAGCATTAATATTGATCGGGTTGAAACTTTATTAAAGGGTAAAGTAAGTTTATTCGCGGGACATTCGGGAGTTGGTAAATCTGCATTGATTAATAAGATCGAATCCGGGCTGGATATTAAAACAGGAATTATTTCGGACTACCATCATAAGGGAAAGCATACCACAACTTATGCCGAAATGCATGAATTATCGGCAGGTGGATTTATTGTTGATACACCCGGGATCAAAGAATTTGGATTAATTGATTTTAATAGTGCGGAGGTAGCTGAGCGATTTCCTGAGATGCGAAAATATATGCATAATTGCAAGTTTAATAATTGCACCCATGTGCATGAACCTGGGTGTGCCGTAATCAATGCCTTAAAAAATGGAAATATTAGTATTTCTAGGTACGAAAACTACCTGAATATCATTAACGATGATTATTTTAGCAAAAAGCAATACTAA
- the rimP gene encoding ribosome assembly cofactor RimP produces the protein MIDKQLIIKLAESELKGTDKFLVNVAVNPGNKIFVILDGDSSISIDDCIEVSRFIESSLDREVEDFELSVSSAGLDQPLKLIRQYKKYTNKEISVLTGEGVKYQGILTGILDDRIQLYIPENKKKKTKEQNIEILFSDIKETKAIISFKK, from the coding sequence ATGATCGATAAACAATTAATAATTAAACTGGCTGAAAGCGAGCTGAAAGGAACAGATAAATTTCTGGTTAACGTTGCTGTTAATCCCGGAAATAAAATTTTTGTGATTTTGGATGGCGATTCCTCGATTAGTATCGATGATTGTATTGAAGTTAGCAGGTTTATCGAATCTAGTCTGGACCGTGAAGTTGAAGACTTTGAGCTTAGTGTATCATCGGCAGGGCTTGATCAACCGCTTAAGCTGATCCGTCAATATAAAAAGTACACGAACAAAGAAATATCAGTGTTAACAGGGGAAGGGGTTAAATATCAAGGTATTCTGACCGGAATACTTGATGATCGAATTCAACTGTATATCCCTGAAAATAAAAAGAAAAAAACCAAAGAACAAAATATTGAGATTTTATTTAGTGACATCAAAGAAACTAAAGCAATTATTTCATTTAAAAAGTAA
- the infB gene encoding translation initiation factor IF-2, with amino-acid sequence MEENIMTTRLSKAAREFNVGISTIVDFLSKKGHEVDANPNTKISAEAYAILVQEFQSEKHVKEESKKIGLEYTQHETITIENKKAPVVADVDEEDEEEKIIIKTTMLPHVEPIKEKIVSPPPVVEKEIPLVKPIEPITEEKVKKEEPKKEEPTITEAKVEVKIEPEIEQDETGENELKILGRIDLDSINSRTKPRRKTKEEKAKESEEKTLAREKAKVGSKVKRDEDKKEKQELVAPKVQEPLENKKTVIEPIVKKEEKHKEPVIEKDAPIDNFLPTEFSKLVGPKILDKIILPDVKKPVASSKQAKIEPKKKRKRIKKQAPYNPADKDKDHDKTSGPQRPYGGGQAGQTSQSGQKPGHAGSQKNQKSGGFKPNIKHEPTPEEIEKQIKDTLARLSSPGKSKASKHRRQKRDTFSQHLQDQLKQQEDDKKIIKVTEFVTANELGTMMNVPVNNIISTCMSLGIFLSINQRLDAETLSLVAEEFGYDVEFVSVDVQEAIHDSEEEDDPASLVDRSPIVTVMGHVDHGKTLLLDYIRKANVIAGEAGGITQHIGAYEVTLENGKNITFLDTPGHEAFTAMRARGAKVTDVAIVIIAADDNVMPQTKEAINHALAAGVPIVFAINKIDKPTANPEKIKEELSQMNILVEDWGGKYQCQEISAKQGINIDQLLEKVLLEAELLELKGNPNKGAVGTVIESSLDKGRGYVAKILIQNGTIKIGDYILAGGTSGKVKAMYNERNQLVKSAGPSVPVLLLGLSGAPQAGDGFNVMRDEKEAKAIANKRTQLQREQGIRTQKHITLDEIGRRIAIGDFKELNVIVKGDVDGSVEALSDSLIKLGTEEVQVNIIHKSVGAITESDVLLASASDAVIIGFQVRPSMSARKLAEAEQIDIRLYSIIYQAIDELKSAIEGMLSPDIEEKIVCNIEVRDVFKVTKVGTVAGCLVLDGKVNRNTQVRVIRDGIVVYTGGLGSLKRFKDDVKEVQSGYECGLNIDNFNDIKIGDIIEGYEQIEVKRKL; translated from the coding sequence ATGGAAGAGAATATAATGACAACAAGATTAAGTAAAGCAGCAAGAGAATTTAACGTTGGGATTTCTACCATCGTGGATTTTCTTTCTAAAAAGGGCCATGAAGTTGATGCCAATCCAAACACGAAGATTTCGGCTGAAGCTTATGCTATTCTTGTTCAGGAATTCCAATCAGAAAAGCATGTAAAGGAAGAATCCAAAAAAATTGGACTAGAATATACTCAACATGAAACGATTACGATTGAAAACAAAAAAGCTCCGGTTGTTGCAGATGTCGATGAAGAGGATGAAGAAGAAAAAATAATTATTAAAACGACAATGTTACCTCATGTTGAGCCTATAAAAGAAAAAATAGTCTCTCCTCCTCCTGTTGTTGAAAAAGAAATCCCTCTTGTTAAACCTATAGAGCCTATTACTGAAGAAAAAGTAAAAAAAGAAGAACCAAAAAAAGAAGAACCAACAATTACAGAAGCTAAAGTTGAGGTAAAAATTGAACCTGAAATTGAACAGGATGAAACCGGTGAGAATGAATTGAAAATTCTTGGTCGAATTGATTTGGATTCCATAAATTCAAGAACAAAGCCCAGAAGAAAAACCAAAGAAGAAAAAGCAAAAGAGTCTGAAGAAAAAACCTTGGCCCGCGAAAAAGCGAAAGTTGGGTCGAAAGTAAAAAGGGACGAAGACAAGAAAGAAAAACAAGAATTAGTTGCGCCTAAAGTACAAGAACCTCTTGAAAATAAGAAGACCGTAATTGAACCTATTGTTAAAAAAGAAGAAAAACATAAAGAGCCTGTTATTGAGAAAGATGCTCCGATTGATAATTTTTTGCCGACTGAATTCTCAAAATTGGTTGGTCCGAAAATATTAGATAAAATCATATTACCTGATGTTAAAAAACCTGTTGCTTCATCAAAACAGGCCAAAATAGAGCCAAAAAAGAAAAGAAAGAGAATAAAAAAACAAGCTCCTTATAATCCTGCGGATAAAGATAAGGATCATGATAAAACATCTGGTCCACAAAGACCTTACGGTGGTGGTCAAGCGGGGCAAACTAGTCAATCAGGGCAAAAACCCGGACATGCCGGATCACAAAAAAATCAAAAAAGTGGAGGGTTCAAACCGAATATCAAACATGAACCTACACCCGAAGAAATTGAAAAACAAATAAAAGATACCTTGGCGCGCTTAAGTTCGCCCGGTAAATCGAAGGCTTCGAAACATCGACGACAAAAACGGGATACCTTTAGCCAACACCTTCAGGATCAATTAAAACAACAGGAAGATGATAAGAAGATTATCAAGGTAACCGAGTTTGTAACAGCAAATGAATTAGGGACCATGATGAATGTTCCTGTCAATAACATCATTTCTACTTGTATGTCACTTGGTATTTTTCTTTCAATTAACCAAAGATTAGATGCTGAAACATTATCGCTTGTAGCTGAAGAATTTGGTTATGATGTTGAATTTGTGAGTGTTGACGTACAGGAAGCCATTCATGATTCGGAAGAAGAGGATGATCCTGCCAGCCTGGTTGACAGATCGCCTATCGTTACGGTAATGGGCCATGTTGACCATGGAAAAACACTTTTACTTGATTATATCCGAAAAGCCAACGTAATTGCCGGGGAAGCCGGGGGAATCACCCAACATATTGGTGCTTATGAAGTAACCCTTGAAAATGGGAAAAATATTACATTTTTGGATACACCCGGTCATGAAGCGTTTACTGCAATGCGTGCCCGTGGAGCAAAAGTAACTGATGTCGCAATTGTAATAATTGCAGCTGATGATAATGTAATGCCTCAAACAAAGGAAGCCATAAACCATGCCCTTGCTGCCGGTGTTCCGATTGTTTTTGCCATCAATAAGATTGACAAACCTACTGCCAATCCGGAAAAGATTAAAGAAGAGTTATCTCAAATGAACATTCTTGTTGAAGATTGGGGTGGCAAATATCAGTGTCAGGAAATATCTGCAAAACAAGGAATAAATATTGATCAGTTACTTGAAAAAGTATTATTGGAAGCCGAATTGCTTGAGCTTAAAGGGAATCCCAACAAGGGAGCCGTTGGAACCGTAATCGAATCATCGCTTGATAAGGGCCGAGGTTATGTAGCCAAAATATTAATACAAAACGGAACCATAAAAATTGGGGATTACATTCTAGCCGGAGGAACATCAGGTAAAGTTAAAGCGATGTACAATGAAAGAAACCAATTGGTAAAATCAGCCGGTCCATCTGTACCTGTACTTTTACTCGGTTTAAGTGGGGCACCTCAAGCCGGAGATGGTTTTAATGTGATGAGGGATGAAAAAGAAGCTAAAGCCATTGCCAATAAACGAACTCAATTACAGAGAGAACAGGGCATCCGTACACAAAAACACATCACACTCGATGAAATTGGCCGACGAATTGCCATTGGTGATTTCAAGGAATTAAATGTTATTGTTAAAGGTGATGTTGACGGATCTGTTGAAGCATTGTCCGACTCATTAATAAAACTTGGAACTGAAGAAGTTCAGGTAAATATCATTCATAAATCGGTAGGCGCAATTACCGAATCAGATGTTCTGCTTGCATCGGCCTCCGATGCCGTAATTATCGGGTTCCAGGTTCGACCTTCAATGAGTGCCAGAAAACTTGCCGAAGCTGAACAAATTGACATCAGACTTTATTCAATCATATACCAGGCTATCGATGAGCTTAAATCAGCTATCGAAGGGATGCTATCGCCGGATATTGAAGAAAAAATTGTTTGCAATATCGAAGTACGCGATGTATTCAAGGTTACAAAAGTTGGTACAGTTGCAGGTTGTCTGGTTCTGGATGGCAAGGTAAACAGAAACACTCAGGTTCGGGTCATTCGTGATGGGATAGTAGTATATACAGGAGGATTGGGATCACTGAAACGATTTAAAGATGATGTGAAAGAAGTTCAATCGGGATATGAATGCGGACTGAACATCGATAATTTCAATGATATTAAAATTGGGGATATTATCGAAGGTTACGAGCAAATAGAAGTAAAGAGGAAATTATAA
- a CDS encoding DUF2723 domain-containing protein, with translation MISYRKINNITGWAIFAIATLVYMLTVEPTASWWDCGEYIATAFKLQVGHPPGAPLFQLLGRFFSLFAFGDVSKVALMINIMSALSSSFTILFLFWSISMLAKKIALQKGEMTEGKMYMILGSAAVGALAYTFSDSFWFSAVEGEVYAMSSFFTALVFWAILKWEEDGATRSSNRWLILIAYLMGLSVGVHLLNLLAIPAIAFVFYYKKFESTRKGFILTGIASLLILATIMYVIVPGIVSLSSSFELFFVNSIGLPFNSGTIIYFVVVISLLIYGINYTIRKKKHVLNTVILGFTFILIGYSSFFMLVVRANADTPINENSPKDAISLLSYLNREQYGEWPIFYGAYYNAPVISSEETGKDYIRDDKSGKYIVAKNKFKFVYDPRFTTIFPRIWSNREPEHAQKYEEYIKGEPIKVNDKTIIKPTFTDNLNYLVSYQIGHMYIRYFMWNFVGRQNDLESQGDSRMGNWISGIPFIDSLRIGSQKLLPDAFKNDATNKFYFLPLILGFFGIIYHVKRDSKDAWVVFLLFLMTGLAIVIFLNQYPHQPRERDYAYAGSFYAFAIWIGLGVMAIVEKTAVLIKNAKMNSLIVTALCLLLVPVIMASEGWDDHDRSGKYAAHDFASNYLNHCDKNAVLYTIGDNDTFPLWYAQEVEGVRTDVRTVNYMLSSGYWYVEQMQRKIYGADPLPMLLTKDKYQKGTNDFVPYVDVKLEEYQELSEVIRFIASDNERTKIMYGREKVNFFPTKKVKITVDSAACVDNGIVPRELAHLIVKEIKWEINSNTLYKNDLAFLDFLANNNWKRSVYFANPMVVKDVFNATDYIHQDGVVYKFMPIKAERPNPSLGGILVDKTYDKLMNGSKWGNLNKPGVTVDRESARNSGIVTNSFIRLTRELVIQNKIDMAIKLIDRYYEQFPMSKFPQDFSAYSFLDAYYLGGEFEKAKLLSQNLVNRLAQEFDYYTSLPNGVVIYDEAIKQSLGLIRGLSQIATQYKQADYAKEIEAVFEQRVNRL, from the coding sequence ATGATAAGCTACCGTAAAATCAATAACATAACCGGGTGGGCGATATTTGCTATTGCAACACTCGTATATATGTTAACCGTTGAACCAACAGCTAGTTGGTGGGATTGTGGTGAATATATTGCAACTGCGTTTAAATTACAAGTTGGTCACCCTCCTGGAGCTCCCTTATTTCAGTTACTAGGTCGGTTTTTCTCCCTTTTCGCTTTTGGTGATGTAAGCAAGGTTGCATTGATGATCAATATCATGTCGGCGTTGAGCAGCAGTTTCACCATTTTATTCCTGTTTTGGAGCATCTCTATGCTGGCAAAAAAAATTGCCCTGCAGAAAGGTGAAATGACCGAAGGCAAAATGTATATGATATTAGGAAGTGCAGCAGTTGGTGCCTTGGCTTATACTTTTAGTGATTCATTTTGGTTTTCTGCCGTTGAAGGTGAGGTTTATGCCATGTCTTCTTTCTTTACAGCCTTGGTATTCTGGGCCATTTTGAAGTGGGAAGAGGATGGGGCAACTAGGTCAAGTAACCGCTGGTTGATTCTGATTGCTTATCTGATGGGCCTGTCTGTAGGTGTCCATTTACTTAACTTGTTGGCAATTCCTGCCATCGCTTTTGTTTTTTATTATAAGAAATTTGAATCGACACGAAAAGGATTTATTCTTACCGGAATCGCTTCACTGCTCATTTTAGCAACTATTATGTATGTGATTGTTCCCGGGATTGTTAGTTTATCCTCATCTTTCGAATTGTTTTTTGTGAATTCGATTGGATTGCCATTTAATTCGGGGACGATCATTTATTTTGTTGTTGTGATTTCACTTTTAATTTATGGTATAAATTATACCATCCGAAAAAAGAAACATGTACTAAATACGGTGATACTCGGTTTTACCTTCATCTTGATTGGTTATTCTTCATTTTTTATGCTGGTAGTGAGGGCCAATGCGGATACACCCATAAACGAGAATAGCCCTAAAGATGCAATTAGTTTGCTTTCATATTTAAACAGGGAGCAATATGGTGAATGGCCCATCTTTTACGGGGCATACTACAATGCGCCTGTCATTTCCTCTGAGGAGACCGGGAAAGATTATATCAGGGATGATAAGTCCGGTAAGTACATTGTTGCAAAAAATAAATTTAAATTCGTCTATGACCCAAGGTTCACAACTATTTTCCCTCGTATTTGGAGTAACCGTGAACCTGAACATGCTCAAAAATATGAGGAGTACATAAAAGGTGAACCGATCAAAGTCAATGATAAAACGATCATAAAGCCAACTTTTACCGATAATCTGAACTACCTTGTTTCATATCAGATTGGGCATATGTATATCAGATACTTTATGTGGAATTTTGTTGGGCGGCAGAATGATTTGGAAAGTCAGGGCGACTCGCGTATGGGTAATTGGATCAGTGGAATTCCTTTTATTGATTCTTTGAGGATTGGCAGCCAGAAATTGTTGCCTGATGCTTTTAAAAATGACGCAACCAATAAATTTTATTTCCTGCCATTGATTCTTGGTTTCTTTGGGATAATATACCATGTGAAGCGTGATAGTAAGGATGCATGGGTCGTGTTTTTACTGTTTTTAATGACTGGTTTGGCAATTGTTATTTTCCTTAATCAGTACCCTCACCAGCCTCGTGAAAGGGATTACGCCTACGCGGGTTCATTTTATGCATTCGCTATTTGGATTGGTTTGGGGGTGATGGCGATTGTTGAAAAAACTGCTGTTCTCATTAAAAATGCCAAAATGAATTCGCTTATTGTTACGGCTTTATGTTTACTTCTTGTACCTGTAATTATGGCAAGTGAAGGATGGGACGATCATGATCGATCGGGTAAATATGCAGCACACGATTTCGCTTCAAATTATTTGAATCATTGTGATAAAAACGCTGTGCTTTATACCATAGGAGATAATGATACATTCCCTCTCTGGTACGCGCAAGAGGTAGAAGGCGTCAGAACTGATGTGAGGACAGTGAATTATATGCTTTCATCCGGTTATTGGTATGTAGAACAAATGCAACGAAAAATATATGGAGCTGATCCATTGCCTATGTTGCTTACAAAGGATAAGTACCAGAAAGGAACCAATGACTTTGTTCCTTATGTTGATGTGAAACTTGAAGAATATCAGGAGCTGAGTGAAGTAATTAGATTTATTGCAAGTGATAATGAGCGGACAAAAATAATGTATGGAAGAGAGAAGGTTAACTTCTTCCCGACCAAAAAAGTTAAAATAACGGTCGATTCAGCAGCTTGTGTTGATAACGGGATCGTGCCCAGAGAACTTGCTCATTTAATTGTTAAAGAGATTAAATGGGAAATTAATTCGAATACTTTGTATAAAAATGATCTGGCCTTTTTAGATTTTCTGGCAAACAATAATTGGAAACGATCAGTTTATTTTGCAAATCCTATGGTTGTTAAGGATGTTTTTAATGCTACTGATTACATACATCAGGATGGTGTTGTTTATAAATTTATGCCGATAAAAGCCGAAAGGCCAAACCCAAGTTTAGGAGGTATTTTGGTGGACAAAACCTACGATAAACTGATGAATGGTTCAAAGTGGGGTAATTTAAATAAACCGGGTGTAACAGTAGATCGGGAAAGTGCCAGAAATTCTGGGATCGTAACAAACAGTTTTATACGTCTTACAAGAGAACTGGTTATTCAGAACAAAATTGATATGGCTATAAAGCTTATCGATCGATACTATGAACAATTTCCAATGAGTAAATTCCCACAGGATTTTAGTGCTTATTCATTTTTGGATGCCTATTATCTGGGAGGGGAATTTGAGAAAGCTAAATTACTGTCGCAAAATCTCGTGAATCGGCTTGCTCAGGAATTTGATTATTATACTTCTCTGCCAAATGGTGTTGTAATCTACGATGAGGCAATTAAACAATCTTTGGGACTTATAAGGGGATTAAGCCAAATAGCGACCCAATATAAGCAAGCAGATTATGCTAAGGAAATAGAAGCTGTTTTTGAACAGAGAGTAAATCGTCTGTAA
- the lgt gene encoding prolipoprotein diacylglyceryl transferase — protein sequence MVLQYITWDIDPVLFNLGPLSIRWYGALFSGSFLISYIWLIKLFKQEKIPVKILDGLTTTMIVATIIGARLGHCLFYEPEIYLNNPILILKIRDGGLASHGAAIAIVIGLYLYARRTKIPILWYLDRVVIFTALAGAFIRFGNLMNSEIFGTITNLPWGFYFVKYYDPQMGLDPRHPAQLYESISYLLIFIFLFNYYKKRLGKFENGQLFGLFLIMVFGVRFLIEFIKIPQVGFEEGMALNMGQLLSIPFVFLGIAVIAFINRKTVSKK from the coding sequence ATGGTTTTACAATATATTACTTGGGATATCGATCCCGTTTTATTCAACTTGGGCCCATTATCGATCAGATGGTATGGTGCATTATTTTCAGGTTCGTTTTTAATCAGTTATATCTGGCTTATAAAACTTTTTAAACAAGAAAAAATACCCGTAAAAATATTGGACGGGCTTACAACAACGATGATCGTTGCTACCATTATCGGTGCACGACTAGGACATTGTTTGTTTTATGAACCTGAAATTTATCTTAATAACCCAATCCTGATTTTAAAAATACGGGATGGTGGTTTGGCCAGTCATGGTGCGGCAATAGCGATTGTTATAGGACTTTATCTTTATGCGCGAAGAACAAAAATCCCAATTCTGTGGTATCTCGACCGTGTTGTAATTTTTACGGCCCTAGCCGGTGCGTTTATTCGCTTTGGAAACCTGATGAACTCAGAAATATTTGGGACAATAACCAACTTACCATGGGGCTTTTACTTCGTTAAATATTATGATCCTCAAATGGGCTTGGATCCCCGTCATCCAGCACAATTATACGAATCAATATCCTATTTATTAATTTTTATCTTCTTATTTAATTACTACAAAAAACGCTTGGGTAAATTTGAAAACGGTCAGCTTTTTGGACTTTTTTTGATCATGGTTTTTGGAGTACGTTTTTTAATTGAATTCATAAAAATACCGCAAGTCGGGTTTGAAGAGGGAATGGCACTAAACATGGGTCAGCTTTTAAGTATCCCATTTGTTTTTTTAGGGATTGCTGTAATTGCATTTATCAACAGAAAAACTGTTTCAAAAAAATAG
- the nusA gene encoding transcription termination factor NusA — MEHINLVETFSEFKEFKNIDRETMMRIIEDIFRHMLAKRFGSDENFDIIVNIDKGDLEIWRNREIVEDNDVEDENTQIALSDAIKIEPDFEVGEEVSEEMKLADFGRREILTIRQNLISKIQEYEKDNIYRIYKDKIGEIVTGEVYQVWKKEVLILDDEYIELLLPKSEQIPSDFYRKGDNIRAVVSRVEMKNNSPVIILSRTSPIFLERLFEAEVPEVFDGLITIKKIVRVPGERAKIAVESYDDRIDPVGACVGMKGSRIHGIVRELKNENIDVINFTNNPSLYITRALSPAKMTSIKIDEANKRAEVYMKPDQVSLAIGKGGFNIKLAGKLTGYEIDVYRDTDTDNEDVDIQEFSDEIDQWIIDELKSIGCDTAKSVLDISVEDLVTRTDLEIETINEVVRIIRAEFE, encoded by the coding sequence ATGGAACACATTAATTTAGTTGAAACTTTTTCGGAGTTTAAGGAATTTAAGAATATCGATCGTGAAACCATGATGCGTATCATTGAGGATATTTTTAGGCATATGCTGGCCAAACGATTTGGCAGTGATGAAAATTTCGATATTATCGTAAATATCGATAAAGGAGATTTGGAAATCTGGAGAAACCGGGAAATTGTTGAAGATAATGACGTAGAGGATGAGAACACTCAAATTGCACTCTCCGACGCTATAAAAATTGAACCCGATTTTGAAGTTGGAGAAGAAGTTTCGGAAGAGATGAAACTTGCGGACTTTGGAAGAAGAGAAATCCTAACCATTCGACAAAACCTGATCTCAAAAATTCAGGAGTACGAAAAAGACAATATATACAGGATTTATAAAGATAAAATTGGTGAAATTGTTACCGGTGAAGTATATCAGGTTTGGAAGAAAGAAGTCTTGATACTGGATGATGAATATATTGAATTGCTTTTACCTAAATCAGAACAAATTCCTTCCGATTTTTATCGTAAGGGCGACAATATTCGTGCGGTAGTTTCAAGAGTTGAAATGAAGAATAACAGTCCGGTTATTATTTTATCACGGACTTCTCCAATATTTTTGGAGCGACTTTTTGAAGCTGAAGTACCTGAAGTATTTGACGGATTAATTACCATCAAAAAAATTGTTCGTGTACCCGGCGAAAGAGCTAAGATTGCCGTTGAATCTTATGACGACAGAATAGATCCCGTTGGAGCTTGCGTAGGAATGAAAGGTTCACGTATTCATGGAATTGTAAGGGAACTAAAAAATGAAAACATCGATGTTATCAATTTCACCAACAATCCCAGTTTATACATTACCCGAGCTTTAAGTCCTGCCAAAATGACCTCAATAAAAATTGATGAGGCAAATAAACGCGCCGAAGTCTACATGAAACCCGATCAGGTTTCTCTAGCCATTGGGAAAGGCGGGTTTAATATAAAATTAGCCGGTAAACTCACCGGTTATGAAATTGATGTTTATCGCGACACTGATACTGACAATGAAGATGTTGATATTCAAGAATTTTCTGATGAAATCGATCAGTGGATTATCGATGAATTAAAAAGCATTGGATGTGATACGGCAAAAAGTGTTTTGGACATCTCAGTTGAAGATCTGGTAACAAGAACAGATTTAGAAATCGAAACCATTAATGAAGTGGTTCGCATAATAAGAGCTGAATTTGAATAA
- the dprA gene encoding DNA-processing protein DprA: protein MNLQYQIGINLISGISDINGKKLIAYCGGAEAVFKEKKSNLLKIPGLGVATANKILNTEVLKRADLEVEFIQKNKIKTFYFLDDDYPERLKHCLDGPIMLYYKGNANLDAKKIIGIVGTRKASNYGISICKSIIEGLKDLDILVVSGLAYGIDTMSHKQSLAQGLKTIGVLAHGLDRIYPSSNRLLAKKMLDQGGLLTDFISQTNPDRENFPKRNRIVAGLSDAVLVIESAKKGGALITADIANSYNRDVFAVPGRVDDIYSEGCNYLIKTNRAVLVNNADDIKYCMGWDATQKPKLIQKKLFVNLSDTDKKLIRILEENQKIGIDRICILAQMPSSKVASALLNLEFEGMVECLPGKVFKLL, encoded by the coding sequence ATGAATCTGCAATACCAAATAGGCATCAACCTGATTTCCGGAATTAGTGACATCAATGGTAAAAAGCTCATTGCTTATTGCGGTGGGGCCGAAGCCGTTTTTAAAGAAAAGAAATCAAATCTGCTAAAAATACCCGGTTTGGGAGTAGCAACCGCCAACAAAATTCTCAATACCGAAGTATTGAAGCGTGCTGATTTGGAAGTCGAGTTTATTCAAAAGAATAAAATAAAAACCTTTTATTTTTTGGATGATGACTATCCTGAACGATTAAAGCATTGTCTTGATGGTCCAATCATGTTGTATTATAAAGGGAATGCAAATTTAGATGCTAAAAAAATTATTGGAATCGTTGGAACAAGAAAGGCATCGAACTATGGGATCAGTATTTGTAAATCAATTATCGAAGGATTAAAAGATTTGGATATATTGGTGGTAAGTGGATTGGCATATGGTATTGATACCATGTCACATAAGCAATCTTTAGCTCAGGGATTAAAAACCATAGGAGTTTTGGCTCATGGTCTTGATCGGATTTATCCGTCCTCAAACCGTTTACTGGCAAAAAAAATGTTGGATCAAGGGGGTTTGCTTACAGATTTTATCAGTCAAACCAATCCCGATCGTGAAAATTTTCCAAAGAGAAACCGCATCGTTGCAGGATTGTCTGACGCTGTTTTGGTCATCGAATCAGCGAAAAAAGGGGGTGCTTTAATTACGGCCGATATTGCAAACTCATACAACAGGGATGTATTTGCCGTGCCGGGTCGGGTTGATGATATATACTCGGAAGGATGTAATTATTTAATTAAAACCAATCGTGCGGTACTTGTTAATAATGCCGATGACATCAAATATTGCATGGGATGGGACGCGACCCAAAAACCTAAACTTATTCAAAAAAAACTGTTTGTGAATCTCTCCGATACCGATAAAAAGTTGATCCGGATACTTGAAGAAAATCAAAAAATCGGGATAGACCGTATATGCATACTTGCACAAATGCCAAGCAGTAAGGTAGCTTCTGCCTTATTAAATTTAGAATTTGAAGGAATGGTTGAATGCCTCCCGGGAAAAGTCTTTAAATTACTTTAG